Proteins encoded within one genomic window of Bradyrhizobium sp. AZCC 1719:
- a CDS encoding helix-turn-helix domain-containing protein → MDTLVDDLSARLAHRLRLERDSRGWSLADLAERSGVSKATISKIERAEVSPTAVVLVRLASAFDLTLAGLMLRAEGQGGRLSRAAEQPVWRDPETGYLRRQVFNRPDHPIEIIKVEMPAKQRVTLPASSYAHIRQVLWVLSGSLVLIDGGERHELGPGDCLGFGPPAEVTFANETTAPCTYVVALARS, encoded by the coding sequence ATGGATACTTTAGTAGACGATCTCAGCGCCCGGCTCGCCCACCGCCTGCGACTCGAACGCGATAGCCGTGGCTGGTCGCTGGCGGATCTCGCCGAACGCTCCGGGGTATCAAAAGCCACCATCAGCAAGATCGAACGCGCCGAAGTCAGCCCGACCGCGGTGGTGCTGGTTCGGCTCGCCAGCGCCTTCGACCTCACCCTCGCCGGCCTGATGCTGCGCGCCGAAGGCCAGGGCGGGCGTCTTTCGCGCGCCGCCGAGCAGCCGGTGTGGCGCGATCCCGAGACCGGCTATTTGCGCCGGCAGGTGTTCAACCGGCCCGATCATCCCATTGAGATTATCAAGGTCGAGATGCCGGCGAAGCAGCGCGTAACGCTGCCCGCCTCATCCTACGCCCACATCCGCCAGGTCCTCTGGGTGTTGTCGGGCTCCCTCGTGCTCATCGATGGCGGCGAACGCCACGAACTTGGACCCGGCGACTGCCTCGGATTCGGTCCGCCGGCGGAAGTGACGTTCGCCAACGAGACCACCGCACCCTGCACTTACGTCGTTGCCCTTGCCCGGAGCTGA
- the kdsA gene encoding 3-deoxy-8-phosphooctulonate synthase, with product MNAKLDAAPVVSVGPVKFGNDLPISIIAGPCQLESRTHALEVASALKEIAGRLGIGLVYKTSFDKANRTSGSAARGIGLAQALPIFAEIRSSVGLPVLTDVHEAAQCAEVAQAVDVLQIPAFLCRQTDLLLAAAKTGKVVNVKKGQFLAPWDMANVVGKITGGGNPNVLLTERGASFGYNTLVSDMRALPIMAQTTGAPVIFDATHSVQQPGGKGSSSGGQREFVPVLARAAVAVGVAGVFIETHPDPDRAPSDGPNMVPLREFEALVKTLMGFDTLAKNASS from the coding sequence TTGAACGCCAAACTCGATGCAGCCCCGGTCGTTTCGGTCGGCCCGGTCAAATTCGGCAACGACCTGCCGATTTCGATCATTGCCGGTCCCTGCCAGCTTGAGAGCCGCACGCATGCGCTCGAAGTGGCTTCGGCGCTGAAGGAGATCGCAGGGCGTCTCGGAATTGGCCTTGTCTACAAGACCTCCTTCGATAAGGCCAACCGCACCAGCGGCTCGGCCGCGCGCGGCATTGGCCTGGCGCAGGCCTTGCCGATCTTCGCCGAGATACGATCTTCGGTCGGATTGCCAGTACTGACCGATGTGCACGAGGCCGCCCAATGCGCCGAGGTGGCGCAGGCAGTGGACGTGCTGCAGATACCGGCGTTCTTGTGCCGGCAGACCGACCTGCTGCTTGCGGCGGCCAAGACTGGCAAGGTCGTCAATGTCAAGAAGGGGCAGTTCCTCGCGCCGTGGGACATGGCCAATGTCGTCGGCAAAATCACCGGCGGCGGCAATCCAAATGTGCTGCTGACGGAACGCGGCGCCTCGTTTGGATACAACACGCTGGTCTCCGACATGCGTGCGCTGCCGATTATGGCGCAGACGACGGGTGCGCCCGTCATTTTCGACGCCACCCATTCGGTGCAGCAGCCGGGCGGGAAGGGCAGCTCGTCCGGCGGCCAGCGGGAATTCGTTCCGGTGCTGGCGCGCGCCGCGGTCGCCGTCGGCGTCGCCGGTGTGTTCATCGAGACCCATCCCGATCCGGACCGCGCGCCGTCGGACGGACCCAATATGGTGCCGCTGCGCGAGTTCGAAGCCTTGGTGAAGACGCTGATGGGTTTTGACACGCTGGCCAAGAACGCCTCGTCGTGA
- a CDS encoding NIPSNAP family protein — protein MIMEMRVYRCLPGRLPALMKRFDTLTLKLWDKHGIKQAGFYTTLIGTSNQELTYFIAWESLAEREKKWTAFQSDPDWIAGRARSEEDGQIIDNIVSQLLVPTPFSAVK, from the coding sequence ATGATCATGGAAATGCGCGTCTATCGCTGTCTGCCCGGCCGCCTGCCGGCGCTGATGAAGCGCTTTGATACGCTGACGCTGAAGCTATGGGACAAGCACGGCATCAAGCAGGCCGGCTTCTACACCACGCTGATCGGCACCTCCAATCAGGAACTGACCTACTTCATCGCCTGGGAGTCGCTCGCCGAACGCGAGAAGAAATGGACGGCATTCCAGAGCGATCCGGATTGGATCGCGGGCCGCGCCAGAAGCGAGGAGGACGGCCAGATCATCGACAACATCGTCAGCCAGCTCTTGGTGCCGACGCCGTTCTCCGCGGTAAAATAG
- a CDS encoding GNAT family N-acetyltransferase, with product MSDILIKALNPSPEICAMLGDLLIETVANGGSVSFMHPLSQKAAEAFWSNSLIAAGRGERIILGAFDGDGLIGTVTLLLDLPPNQPHRAEIAKMMTRVSHRHRGVATALLREAERLAIARGRWLLVLDTAEDEGAAGLYERMGFKLTGVIPDYAFKPHGGLTGTLIYWKRLQEGAPA from the coding sequence ATGTCGGACATCCTGATCAAAGCCTTGAACCCGTCGCCCGAAATTTGCGCCATGCTCGGTGATTTGCTGATCGAAACCGTGGCGAACGGCGGCTCGGTCAGTTTCATGCATCCGCTGTCACAGAAGGCGGCCGAGGCGTTCTGGTCCAACTCGCTCATCGCGGCTGGTCGCGGCGAGCGGATCATCCTTGGCGCTTTTGACGGGGACGGGCTGATCGGGACGGTCACGCTGTTGCTCGACCTTCCGCCGAACCAGCCGCATCGCGCCGAGATCGCGAAGATGATGACGCGCGTCAGCCACCGCCATCGCGGCGTCGCCACAGCGCTGCTACGCGAGGCCGAGCGACTGGCGATCGCGCGCGGGCGCTGGTTGTTGGTGCTCGACACCGCCGAGGACGAAGGCGCGGCAGGACTCTACGAGCGGATGGGATTCAAGCTAACCGGCGTGATTCCGGACTACGCGTTCAAACCCCATGGCGGGCTGACGGGCACGCTGATCTACTGGAAGCGGTTGCAGGAAGGCGCGCCCGCCTGA
- the secG gene encoding preprotein translocase subunit SecG — protein MQTVIIVVHLMIVAVLIGAVLLQKSEGGGLGMGGGAGFMSSRGTANLLTRTTAILAGLFFVTSMALAWLAGVDRKPASILGTPTTQSQPGGATPVAPPTSGGVLDTLKKVDEQQGQSGPQAPRSQ, from the coding sequence ATGCAGACCGTCATTATCGTCGTTCACCTCATGATCGTCGCCGTGCTGATCGGCGCCGTGCTGCTGCAGAAATCCGAAGGCGGCGGGCTCGGCATGGGCGGCGGCGCCGGCTTCATGTCGAGCCGCGGTACCGCCAATCTCCTGACGCGGACGACCGCCATTCTGGCGGGGCTTTTCTTCGTGACCAGCATGGCGCTGGCCTGGCTCGCCGGCGTCGACCGCAAGCCTGCTTCGATCCTCGGCACACCGACGACGCAGTCCCAACCGGGTGGCGCAACGCCGGTCGCTCCGCCGACCTCCGGCGGCGTGCTCGATACGCTTAAGAAGGTGGATGAGCAGCAGGGCCAGTCCGGCCCGCAGGCGCCGCGTTCGCAATAA
- a CDS encoding CTP synthase produces the protein MARYIFITGGVVSSLGKGLASAALGALLQARGYKVRLRKLDPYLNLDPGTMSPYQHGEVFVTDDGAETDLDLGHYERFTGRPATKADNITTGRIYQDIITKERRGDYLGATIQVVPHVTNAIKEFVLSGNDEYDFVLVEIGGTVGDIEGLPFFEAIRQLKNELPRDHAVYIHLTLLPYIPSAGELKTKPTQHSVKELRSIGIQPDILLCRTDREIPKEERRKLGLFCNVRESAVIEARDVDNIYAVPEAYHAAGLDDEVLAAFGIAPKIPPALQSWNVINERVRNPEGAVTIAIVGKYTGMKDAYKSLTEALSHGGIANKVKVNLDWIESEVFENEDPTPFLEHVNGILVPGGFGQRGAEGKIRAAQFARERDVPYFGICFGMQMAVIEAARNLVGIEEANSTEFGPTKEPLVGLMTEWLRGNELEKRSQSGDLGGTMRLGAYPATLKRGSRVSAVYGGATEISERHRHRYEVNTAYKDRLEQHGLRFSGLSPDGVLPEIVEYEDHPWFIGVQFHPELKSRPFEPHPLFASFIQAAVVQSRLV, from the coding sequence ATGGCGCGGTACATATTCATCACCGGCGGCGTGGTTTCTTCGCTCGGAAAGGGTCTGGCTTCGGCGGCACTCGGTGCCCTGCTGCAGGCTCGCGGGTACAAGGTCCGTCTCCGCAAACTCGACCCCTATCTCAACCTCGATCCCGGAACGATGTCGCCGTATCAGCACGGCGAAGTGTTCGTGACCGATGACGGCGCCGAGACCGATCTCGATCTCGGCCACTACGAGCGCTTTACCGGGCGTCCGGCCACCAAGGCCGACAACATCACCACCGGGCGCATCTACCAGGACATCATCACCAAGGAACGCCGCGGCGACTATCTCGGCGCCACCATCCAGGTCGTCCCGCACGTCACCAACGCGATCAAGGAATTCGTTCTCTCCGGCAACGACGAGTACGACTTCGTGCTGGTCGAGATCGGCGGCACCGTCGGCGACATCGAGGGCTTGCCGTTCTTCGAGGCGATCCGTCAGCTCAAGAACGAACTGCCGCGCGATCACGCCGTCTACATTCATTTGACGCTGCTGCCCTACATTCCGAGCGCCGGCGAGTTGAAGACAAAACCGACCCAGCACTCGGTGAAGGAGCTGCGTTCGATCGGTATCCAGCCGGATATCCTGCTCTGCCGTACCGACCGCGAAATCCCGAAGGAAGAGCGGCGCAAGCTCGGCCTGTTCTGCAACGTGCGCGAAAGCGCCGTCATCGAGGCGAGGGACGTCGACAACATCTATGCCGTCCCTGAGGCCTATCACGCCGCCGGCCTCGACGACGAGGTGCTGGCCGCGTTCGGCATCGCGCCAAAGATTCCGCCGGCGCTGCAAAGCTGGAACGTCATCAACGAGCGCGTGCGTAACCCGGAAGGCGCGGTGACCATTGCCATCGTTGGCAAGTACACCGGCATGAAGGACGCCTACAAATCGCTGACCGAGGCGCTCTCCCATGGCGGCATCGCCAACAAGGTGAAGGTCAATCTCGACTGGATCGAGAGCGAGGTGTTCGAGAACGAAGACCCAACGCCGTTCCTCGAACATGTCAACGGCATTTTGGTGCCCGGCGGCTTCGGCCAGCGCGGCGCCGAGGGCAAGATCCGCGCCGCACAGTTCGCGCGCGAGCGCGACGTGCCGTATTTCGGCATCTGCTTCGGCATGCAGATGGCCGTCATCGAAGCCGCCCGCAATCTCGTAGGCATCGAGGAAGCCAACTCCACCGAGTTCGGCCCGACCAAAGAGCCGCTGGTCGGCCTGATGACGGAATGGCTGCGTGGCAACGAGTTGGAGAAGCGCTCGCAGTCGGGCGATCTCGGCGGCACGATGCGGCTGGGCGCTTACCCCGCGACGCTCAAGCGCGGCAGCCGCGTCTCGGCCGTTTATGGCGGCGCCACCGAGATTTCCGAGCGCCACCGCCACCGCTACGAGGTCAACACGGCGTACAAAGACCGCCTCGAACAGCACGGCCTGCGTTTCTCAGGCCTATCGCCCGACGGCGTGCTGCCTGAAATCGTCGAATACGAGGACCATCCCTGGTTCATCGGCGTGCAATTCCATCCCGAACTGAAGTCACGGCCGTTTGAGCCGCATCCCCTGTTTGCGTCGTTCATTCAGGCGGCGGTGGTGCAGAGCCGGTTGGTGTAG